From Girardinichthys multiradiatus isolate DD_20200921_A chromosome 3, DD_fGirMul_XY1, whole genome shotgun sequence, the proteins below share one genomic window:
- the eny2 gene encoding transcription and mRNA export factor ENY2 isoform X1, giving the protein MVKLTNTMNKESRLKARVNQKLTETGERDRLKELLRAKLTECGWEDQMKAQCKEVIKEKGLEHVTVEDIVLEVTPKGRALVPDSVKKELLQRIRAFLTQHVS; this is encoded by the exons ATGGTgaaact AACAAACACAATGAATAAAGAGTCCAGACTAAAAGCACGGGTAAACCAGAAGCTGACAGAGACCGGAGAAAGAGATAG ACTGAAGgagctgctgagagctaagCTCACTGAGTGTGGATGGGAGGACCAAATGAAGGCCCAATGCAAAG AGGTCATCAAAGAAAAGGGTTTGGAGCATGTGACCGTAGAGGACATTGTTTTGGAGGTCACTCCCAAAGGAAGAG CCTTGGTGCCAGACAGCGTAAAGAAGGAACTCCTACAGAGAATACGAGCCTTTCTGACGCAGCACGTCTCATAA
- the eny2 gene encoding transcription and mRNA export factor ENY2 isoform X2 has protein sequence MNKESRLKARVNQKLTETGERDRLKELLRAKLTECGWEDQMKAQCKEVIKEKGLEHVTVEDIVLEVTPKGRALVPDSVKKELLQRIRAFLTQHVS, from the exons ATGAATAAAGAGTCCAGACTAAAAGCACGGGTAAACCAGAAGCTGACAGAGACCGGAGAAAGAGATAG ACTGAAGgagctgctgagagctaagCTCACTGAGTGTGGATGGGAGGACCAAATGAAGGCCCAATGCAAAG AGGTCATCAAAGAAAAGGGTTTGGAGCATGTGACCGTAGAGGACATTGTTTTGGAGGTCACTCCCAAAGGAAGAG CCTTGGTGCCAGACAGCGTAAAGAAGGAACTCCTACAGAGAATACGAGCCTTTCTGACGCAGCACGTCTCATAA
- the ebag9 gene encoding receptor-binding cancer antigen expressed on SiSo cells, translated as MAISQFRLFKICTCLASLLSLLKRLICRSGRGRKLSGDQITLPTTVDFSSSSPKQPEIEEWSSWDEEAPTSIRIEGGNGNVSPPPNDADEEPDYFKDMAPTIRKTQKIVLKKREPLNYLVPDGSAGFSSRLAASQDVMTFNPPSAELGEMETWQEDANAWEDESDAAWEAEEVFREQKMAEREKRFIEQQKKKMEKEAQRMLKKEQKIAVKLS; from the exons ATGGCCATCTCTCAGTTCCGTCTGTTCAAGATCTGCACATGCTTAGCCAGTTTACTCTCCCTTTTGAAAAGGCTGATATGCAG GAGTGGAAGGGGCCGCAAGCTCAGCGGAGATCAAATAACTCTTCCAACAACAGTTGATTTTTCATCATCTTCACCAAAACAG CCAGAAATTGAAGAATGGAGTTCCTGGGATGAAGAGGCTCCTACAAGTATTAGGATTGAAGGTGGTAATGGAAATGTGTCCCCTCCTCCCAACGATGCAGACGAAGAGCCTGATTACTTCAAAGACATGGCTCCTACCATCAGGAAGACGCAGAAG ATTGTGCTGAAAAAGAGGGAGCCCTTGAACTACCTGGTGCCTGATGGATCAGCAGGATTCTCCAGCAGGCTGGCAGCATCTCAGGATGTGATGACCTTCAATCCGCCCTCT GCTGAACTGGGAGAAATGGAAACCTGGCAGGAGGACGCTAATGCCTGGGAGGATGAGTCTGATGCTGCCTGGGAGGCAGAGGAGGTGTTCAG GGAACAAAAGATGGCTGAGAGGGAAAAGCGCTTCAttgaacagcagaagaagaagatggagaaaGAGGCTCAGAGAATGCTAAAGAAGGAGCAAAAGATTGCAGTCAAGCTCTCATAA